A window of Pirellula sp. SH-Sr6A contains these coding sequences:
- a CDS encoding ROK family protein, whose product MTQFYCGFDLGGTKMLCVVMDEKQKIVARKRKKTKGTEGAQAGVTRIADLVRETFAENALPINDLKSLGVGCPGPVDMDQGIVNVAVNLGWKNVSLAAMLEDALDCPVSVLNDVDAGVYGEYCAGAAIGARSVAGIFPGTGIGGGFVYEGQILRGRRSSCMEIGHTKIASTNRTSGVDMPGTLESEASRLAIAAECAKLAYRGEAPNLLRAVGTDIAQIRSKVLAASIRDGDKAVENVVRQAAQTVGYAVVNLVHMLCPEVIILGGGLVEALEGLYLDEVNRIAKKNILPCYSGMFDVKMAKLGDDAGAMGAALWGQKKSVAPAVAVI is encoded by the coding sequence AAAGGGCACCGAAGGGGCCCAAGCGGGTGTGACGCGCATCGCCGATTTGGTCCGCGAAACGTTTGCCGAAAATGCTCTGCCTATCAATGATCTAAAGTCACTCGGTGTCGGTTGCCCCGGACCAGTGGATATGGACCAAGGCATCGTCAACGTCGCAGTCAACCTGGGTTGGAAAAACGTCTCGCTCGCCGCCATGCTCGAAGACGCCCTCGATTGCCCCGTTTCCGTTCTGAATGACGTCGATGCCGGAGTCTACGGCGAATACTGCGCCGGGGCCGCAATCGGGGCTCGCAGCGTCGCCGGTATTTTTCCAGGTACCGGTATCGGCGGCGGATTCGTTTACGAAGGCCAAATTCTCCGAGGTCGCCGATCTTCCTGCATGGAAATTGGCCACACGAAAATCGCTTCCACCAATCGCACCAGCGGCGTCGATATGCCCGGCACACTCGAAAGCGAAGCGAGCCGGCTCGCGATCGCCGCCGAATGCGCCAAGCTCGCCTACCGCGGAGAAGCCCCCAATCTGCTGCGTGCGGTCGGCACCGATATCGCGCAGATCCGCAGCAAAGTCCTCGCTGCCTCCATCCGCGATGGCGATAAGGCTGTCGAGAACGTCGTGCGCCAAGCCGCCCAAACCGTCGGCTATGCCGTCGTGAACCTCGTCCACATGCTTTGCCCCGAAGTGATTATCCTCGGCGGCGGTCTCGTCGAAGCGCTCGAAGGACTTTATCTCGATGAAGTGAACCGAATCGCAAAGAAAAACATCCTTCCTTGCTACAGCGGAATGTTCGATGTCAAAATGGCCAAGCTTGGCGACGACGCCGGGGCCATGGGCGCTGCCCTGTGGGGACAAAAGAAATCAGTAGCTCCGGCTGTGGCGGTCATCTAA
- a CDS encoding glutamate-5-semialdehyde dehydrogenase produces the protein MTILSTIPQLDSYCRDVADRAKRAARQMASLSTAIKNQWLLHAADALVANESALLDANAIDLSKADEYGLTSAERERLKLTKERIAQIASGLREVAALADPVGEVIEGSRRPNGLEIQKTRVPLGVLFFIYESRPNVTADAAAIAIKSGNAIILRGGKEAIHSSQKIVECLRESASVCKLPLDALQMVATTDREAVGHFLKMSDAIDLVIPRGGEALIRRVVAEATMPVLKHYDGNCHVYVDRHADLEMALSIVENSKCQRMGVCNAMESLLVHRDVADLFLPQLDQRLRAYNIEYRGDADCRRLIPATISASDADWSLEYLGPTMSVKVVGSLDEAIDHIEQYSSRHTESIVTNCIQSADRFVREIDSAAVMINASTRFNDGGQLGMGAEIGISTDKFHARGPCGLRELTTYKFIVRGNGHIRAN, from the coding sequence ATGACGATTCTCTCGACTATCCCCCAACTGGATTCATACTGTCGCGATGTGGCGGACCGGGCAAAGCGAGCTGCGAGACAGATGGCGAGCCTCTCTACCGCCATCAAAAACCAATGGTTGCTCCACGCGGCCGATGCCTTGGTCGCTAACGAGTCCGCGCTCCTCGACGCCAACGCAATCGATTTGTCCAAAGCGGACGAGTATGGATTGACCTCGGCCGAACGAGAGCGATTGAAGCTGACGAAGGAACGGATCGCACAAATTGCGTCCGGCCTAAGAGAAGTCGCAGCACTAGCCGACCCGGTAGGAGAAGTCATAGAAGGCTCTCGACGACCCAACGGTCTAGAAATTCAAAAGACCCGTGTTCCGCTCGGCGTCCTCTTTTTTATCTACGAATCCCGGCCCAATGTCACGGCGGATGCCGCGGCTATCGCTATCAAAAGCGGAAACGCAATCATCCTGCGAGGTGGCAAGGAGGCGATCCATAGCTCCCAAAAAATCGTCGAATGCCTTCGCGAATCGGCAAGTGTTTGCAAGCTTCCCCTCGACGCGTTGCAAATGGTCGCCACCACCGACAGAGAAGCAGTGGGTCATTTTCTTAAAATGTCCGACGCGATCGATTTGGTGATTCCCCGTGGTGGCGAAGCATTGATTCGACGCGTTGTCGCGGAAGCGACAATGCCGGTCCTGAAACATTACGATGGCAACTGCCATGTCTACGTCGACCGTCACGCCGACTTGGAAATGGCCCTCAGTATCGTCGAGAATTCCAAGTGCCAACGCATGGGGGTTTGCAATGCCATGGAATCATTATTGGTGCATCGAGATGTTGCGGATCTCTTTCTGCCTCAGCTTGATCAGCGACTCCGGGCGTACAATATCGAATACCGAGGAGACGCGGACTGCCGCCGGCTGATCCCTGCGACTATCTCTGCATCGGACGCGGATTGGAGCCTTGAATATCTCGGCCCTACGATGAGCGTCAAAGTTGTGGGGTCACTCGACGAAGCGATCGATCACATCGAGCAATACAGCTCGCGACATACGGAATCGATCGTGACGAATTGCATTCAGTCCGCCGACCGTTTTGTGCGGGAAATCGATTCCGCCGCCGTGATGATTAATGCCTCTACCCGTTTCAACGACGGTGGACAATTGGGAATGGGAGCGGAAATTGGAATCAGCACGGATAAGTTTCATGCACGAGGCCCCTGCGGCCTGCGAGAGTTAACCACTTACAAATTCATCGTTCGCGGGAACGGTCATATTCGTGCTAACTGA
- the fliM gene encoding flagellar motor switch protein FliM, translating to MSDDVLSRSDVESLLQSLEPQAKPSGDSKKSDPKKSGAPKMRILAYDFKRPERVGKEQMRALQSLHDGFSRNLGASLSAVLRSMVEVRLISVDQLTYSEFVYSLTIPTCFNLLKPLPLEGNWVLDISPALLFPIIDRMLGGGVSGDSTLKRPLSEIELRLATRISNVFLRELQTAWFNIVEMNIEVERVESNPQLVQIVPPNEVVVMVSFELTIGQVRGMINLCIPYNTIERVNSKLTSNSWIGYASARSNVETKTQLLQRLDGSEAEVIVTLARSKIKTSDLFDLEIGDIISTEKDTGEPLEVEVSNRVKFLASAGAFKGRKAIQIQALLDKSP from the coding sequence ATGTCAGACGATGTACTGAGTCGCAGCGATGTGGAAAGTCTGCTCCAATCTCTTGAACCGCAAGCCAAACCCTCTGGGGATTCCAAGAAGTCCGATCCCAAGAAATCCGGTGCGCCAAAAATGCGCATCCTGGCATACGACTTCAAACGTCCCGAGCGGGTCGGCAAAGAACAGATGCGTGCACTCCAGTCTCTGCACGATGGCTTCTCTCGCAACCTTGGCGCATCGCTCTCTGCTGTCCTGCGATCGATGGTCGAAGTCCGCTTGATCAGCGTCGATCAGTTGACGTACAGCGAATTCGTCTACAGCCTTACTATCCCGACCTGCTTCAATCTTCTAAAACCCCTCCCCTTGGAAGGAAACTGGGTGCTGGATATCAGTCCCGCACTCCTCTTTCCCATCATCGATCGCATGCTGGGGGGAGGCGTCTCGGGCGACTCTACCCTCAAACGTCCCCTCTCCGAAATCGAACTGAGACTCGCTACTCGCATTAGCAATGTATTCCTCCGCGAACTGCAAACAGCTTGGTTCAATATCGTGGAGATGAACATCGAAGTCGAACGGGTGGAGAGCAATCCCCAACTTGTACAAATCGTTCCGCCCAACGAAGTCGTCGTGATGGTCAGCTTCGAACTGACGATTGGGCAAGTCCGAGGGATGATCAATCTCTGTATCCCGTACAACACCATCGAACGGGTGAACAGCAAATTGACCAGCAACAGCTGGATTGGATACGCCTCCGCGCGAAGCAACGTCGAAACGAAGACTCAATTGCTACAACGACTCGATGGCTCGGAAGCAGAAGTTATCGTCACTCTCGCTCGGTCCAAAATCAAAACATCCGATCTCTTTGATCTAGAAATCGGCGACATCATCTCCACCGAGAAAGATACGGGCGAACCCCTCGAGGTGGAAGTCTCCAATCGGGTCAAGTTCCTTGCATCCGCAGGTGCTTTCAAAGGCCGCAAAGCAATCCAGATCCAAGCCCTATTGGACAAGAGCCCCTGA
- a CDS encoding PHP domain-containing protein has product MLNFERPSCLALMIGVLGLLNPATVDGQDALERLTEGNLKRTREFIERNRAMRTEVPQRGPLKTARANLHVHSELSHDSRGKIEAIVAAAKRAKSQVLMFTEHPSKEKDFYLDGHQGIIDEVLCIPGAEMKGMLVYPTLSLAPFAAAEPKEIASIVRSRGGHVFLSHLEERMDWQFAGITGTEIYNTHADFKKQMGLVQAMKNPLWFVRIASLLEKYPQEVYSALQSYPGDYLRRYDQLCQIHPHTGVAANDAHENVGIQIRMGDTDSSIVVTDALGDQIVKLPRLGIEKLLSIPPNAATGDVLLKVQLDPYENSLRHAGTFLLVETLTQPAVWDALDRGRSFVAFDWIADAQGFSLAAVQQVETQSKRHEIGSQLSLTDGPIRLEGLSPLPATWKLFRNGETVETWTGSDCRFDIRQPGVYRVELWLDGWEDPQIWILTSPIYIE; this is encoded by the coding sequence ATGTTGAACTTCGAGCGACCCAGCTGTCTGGCACTCATGATTGGGGTCCTAGGATTGCTGAATCCTGCAACTGTGGATGGGCAGGATGCTTTAGAGCGATTGACCGAAGGCAATCTGAAGAGAACGCGTGAGTTCATCGAACGGAATCGTGCAATGCGGACCGAAGTGCCGCAGCGAGGGCCGTTGAAGACGGCGCGTGCGAACCTCCACGTCCATTCCGAGCTTTCTCACGATAGTCGTGGCAAGATCGAAGCGATAGTCGCGGCGGCCAAGAGGGCGAAGTCGCAGGTCTTGATGTTCACCGAGCATCCATCCAAAGAGAAAGATTTCTACCTCGACGGTCATCAAGGGATCATCGACGAGGTTCTCTGCATTCCAGGAGCCGAAATGAAGGGGATGTTGGTCTACCCCACCCTTAGTTTGGCACCCTTTGCTGCTGCAGAACCGAAGGAGATTGCTTCCATAGTTCGCAGCCGGGGTGGGCACGTGTTTTTGTCCCATCTCGAGGAGCGTATGGATTGGCAGTTCGCGGGGATCACGGGAACGGAGATCTACAACACCCATGCGGATTTCAAAAAGCAAATGGGCTTGGTTCAAGCCATGAAGAATCCGCTGTGGTTTGTTCGGATCGCGTCGCTGCTTGAGAAGTATCCTCAGGAGGTTTATTCTGCGTTGCAATCCTACCCGGGAGATTATTTGCGCCGATACGATCAATTATGCCAAATACACCCTCACACCGGCGTGGCTGCGAATGATGCACATGAGAATGTTGGGATTCAGATTCGAATGGGCGATACCGATTCATCGATCGTCGTGACCGATGCTCTCGGAGACCAGATTGTGAAGCTGCCCCGATTGGGTATTGAGAAGCTTCTTTCCATTCCACCGAATGCGGCAACCGGGGACGTGTTGTTGAAAGTCCAACTGGACCCCTATGAGAACAGTCTTCGCCATGCTGGGACGTTTCTCTTGGTGGAGACATTGACGCAGCCTGCCGTATGGGATGCGCTCGACCGTGGGCGATCTTTCGTTGCGTTTGATTGGATTGCCGACGCACAAGGCTTTTCTCTTGCCGCCGTCCAGCAGGTTGAAACCCAATCGAAGCGGCATGAGATCGGGAGTCAATTATCTCTGACGGATGGACCGATTCGACTCGAAGGTTTGTCGCCATTGCCGGCTACTTGGAAGCTCTTTCGCAATGGCGAAACCGTGGAGACTTGGACGGGGAGCGATTGCCGGTTCGACATACGCCAGCCAGGCGTTTATCGTGTGGAGTTATGGCTGGATGGATGGGAGGATCCGCAGATTTGGATTCTCACCAGTCCCATATATATCGAGTAA
- a CDS encoding GMC family oxidoreductase, with amino-acid sequence MIDPIKSFDFIVVGAGSAGSVLAWEIARRELGSVAVLESGARATHRNSRTPILYPWLFRESPLCHSIATLPQSQLAQRRIPLPAGKGLGGSSLVNAMIWSPPTPRNLSDWESITGGNWGFAEQSDALKRLEQAYFQEPSTAPMEPFVHPSLKPFLHAKDRDGEPIFFPYPRTIRSGRRRNAWQANKHPAPCSNLTVLRGLHAMRVLFKDQTAIGIEVTDSVSGSQHSLLANRGIILCAGALHSPEILLRSGVGRREELADADIEPRVESPQVGQNLQDHLIYPVIYRSNLPTLPSRFTRDERNAWLSDKNGLMTSNIAEMGSFLSPTQPEDWKLTMQRNETTDLPAMRFEGQLHLTPTHYLEYPIREQPTQAISIGVTPLHPQSRGSLRISSSGQVEIDPNYLAEPNDRDVFVRMIQWIRNHPMHRTCELSIGDEILPGNKRQSDDQIATSLARFATTLYHYIGTCSVGTDLETVCDPDFQVRGVSRLYVCDGSILPSQPCGNTQVSVMMIAHLLANRISKAKSLD; translated from the coding sequence TTGATCGATCCCATCAAGTCGTTTGACTTCATCGTTGTCGGAGCTGGCTCCGCGGGCTCGGTATTGGCCTGGGAAATAGCACGCCGTGAACTAGGTTCGGTCGCAGTTCTCGAGTCAGGCGCTCGCGCAACACACCGGAACTCTCGAACCCCAATCCTCTATCCATGGCTTTTCCGCGAAAGCCCTCTCTGCCATTCGATTGCTACCCTACCGCAGTCGCAATTGGCCCAGCGCCGCATTCCCCTTCCCGCGGGCAAAGGGCTCGGTGGATCCTCCCTCGTCAATGCGATGATCTGGTCCCCTCCAACCCCTCGAAACCTTTCCGATTGGGAATCGATCACGGGCGGGAACTGGGGTTTCGCAGAACAAAGCGATGCACTCAAGCGTCTTGAGCAGGCCTATTTCCAGGAGCCTTCGACTGCTCCGATGGAGCCCTTCGTCCACCCTTCGCTCAAACCATTCCTTCATGCCAAAGACCGCGATGGGGAACCAATATTCTTTCCCTATCCTCGGACCATTCGATCGGGACGGCGACGGAATGCTTGGCAAGCAAACAAGCATCCAGCCCCTTGTTCGAACTTGACGGTCCTGAGGGGGCTTCACGCGATGCGAGTTCTTTTCAAAGATCAAACAGCCATCGGTATCGAAGTCACCGACTCAGTCTCTGGCTCGCAACACTCCCTTCTTGCCAACCGTGGAATCATCCTGTGCGCCGGTGCGCTTCACTCCCCCGAAATCCTACTTCGAAGCGGAGTGGGGCGACGCGAAGAACTGGCCGATGCGGATATCGAGCCTCGGGTCGAATCACCGCAAGTAGGGCAAAACCTGCAAGACCATTTGATCTATCCGGTGATCTATCGCTCCAACCTTCCAACACTCCCGAGTCGCTTCACACGAGACGAAAGGAACGCTTGGCTGTCTGACAAAAATGGTCTCATGACCTCCAACATCGCCGAAATGGGGTCTTTCCTGTCGCCAACCCAACCAGAAGATTGGAAACTGACGATGCAAAGAAACGAAACCACGGACCTCCCAGCGATGCGATTCGAAGGACAACTTCATCTGACTCCCACCCATTACCTGGAATACCCGATTCGGGAACAACCAACCCAGGCGATCAGCATCGGTGTCACGCCGCTTCATCCTCAAAGCCGTGGTTCGCTGCGAATTTCCTCCTCAGGTCAAGTTGAAATCGATCCGAACTATCTTGCCGAGCCCAATGATCGCGATGTTTTCGTGAGAATGATCCAATGGATCCGAAACCATCCGATGCACCGGACATGCGAACTTTCCATCGGTGATGAAATCTTGCCGGGAAACAAAAGGCAGAGTGACGATCAAATCGCAACGTCGTTGGCCCGGTTCGCTACCACTCTCTACCATTACATCGGAACCTGTTCTGTTGGCACCGACCTTGAAACAGTGTGCGATCCCGATTTTCAAGTTCGCGGTGTGTCGCGGCTCTACGTGTGCGACGGATCCATCCTTCCATCCCAGCCCTGCGGAAATACGCAAGTCTCTGTCATGATGATCGCACACCTCCTAGCAAATCGAATCTCGAAGGCAAAATCGCTCGACTGA
- a CDS encoding DUF1854 domain-containing protein, translating to MTQATNGSTGLSLAKVPNVRSENGAWLFELSLDAWGHVQLVDAAGVTYSNINIIPLFPLTAPERGISILDQEFEELLCIDSLSELSEQASGLLKQELKLREFIPVIQRVISVSGKTEPCEWLVETNHGVTSFVLNAEEDVHRVSNQAVNILDANGMRFRVEDLSALDRRSRAFIEWYV from the coding sequence GTGACGCAAGCGACGAATGGGAGTACTGGGCTCTCGTTGGCCAAGGTCCCCAATGTAAGGTCCGAGAATGGAGCATGGCTTTTTGAGCTCTCGTTGGACGCGTGGGGACATGTTCAGCTGGTGGATGCGGCGGGAGTCACCTATTCGAATATCAATATTATCCCGTTGTTTCCGTTGACCGCTCCGGAACGTGGCATTTCAATCCTCGACCAAGAGTTCGAGGAGTTGCTTTGTATCGACTCCTTGAGCGAACTATCGGAGCAAGCATCAGGGTTGCTCAAGCAGGAGCTCAAGCTCCGCGAGTTCATCCCTGTCATCCAGCGAGTTATCAGCGTCTCGGGCAAAACGGAGCCGTGTGAATGGCTGGTGGAAACCAATCATGGTGTCACCAGTTTCGTGCTCAACGCGGAAGAGGACGTTCATCGAGTTTCCAACCAGGCGGTGAACATACTCGATGCAAACGGAATGCGATTTCGAGTCGAAGATCTTTCGGCGTTAGATCGGCGTTCCCGCGCATTCATCGAATGGTATGTCTAG
- a CDS encoding phosphoadenylyl-sulfate reductase, with protein sequence MAEDNRLVGSQAAEPPLYPTDELLSDLKAASEKLETASPEEILEWAWERFGSKFTMATAFGPEGMVILEMISRIAPSMYVFNLDTGYQFQETLDLRDKVADKYGLVVDLLKPELAVPEYEALHGGPLYLTDSNRCCFDRKIKVLERAASGRHAWASAIRRDQSPDRAAAPIVGWDKKFHLVKVSPLANWTKKHVWNRIFEKEIPYNPLVDQGYTSIGCWPCTRPTSFGEDERAGRWSGTGKTECGLHTSD encoded by the coding sequence TTGGCCGAAGACAACAGGTTGGTCGGCTCGCAAGCTGCCGAGCCACCCCTTTACCCAACAGACGAACTCTTGTCCGACCTCAAAGCGGCCAGTGAGAAGCTGGAAACCGCTTCACCCGAGGAAATCTTGGAGTGGGCGTGGGAGCGGTTTGGAAGTAAATTCACGATGGCGACGGCCTTCGGTCCCGAGGGGATGGTCATTCTTGAAATGATCTCGCGCATTGCCCCATCGATGTACGTATTCAATCTCGATACCGGATATCAGTTCCAGGAGACACTCGACCTGCGGGACAAGGTCGCTGACAAGTACGGGTTGGTCGTGGATTTGCTGAAGCCCGAGTTGGCGGTTCCTGAATACGAAGCATTGCACGGAGGCCCTCTTTATCTGACGGACTCCAATCGCTGCTGCTTTGATCGCAAGATCAAGGTACTAGAAAGGGCGGCGTCGGGTCGTCACGCTTGGGCGAGCGCCATTCGCCGGGATCAAAGCCCGGATCGGGCCGCTGCCCCGATTGTGGGATGGGACAAAAAGTTTCACTTGGTTAAGGTCAGTCCTTTGGCCAACTGGACCAAGAAGCATGTTTGGAACCGGATCTTCGAAAAAGAGATCCCTTACAATCCGCTTGTGGACCAAGGGTACACGAGCATTGGCTGCTGGCCTTGCACGCGTCCTACGAGTTTCGGGGAAGACGAGCGAGCGGGGCGATGGAGCGGGACGGGGAAGACCGAGTGCGGTCTACATACGTCGGACTGA
- a CDS encoding tetratricopeptide repeat protein: MRTGTIPAKKWFVSLLFALIGCSVVSADILSNIKTADPKLVGDFHSTLIQSALDEAKGRLAQGDVAGCKERIANITETYKDLPLADLLIAGWLFELNQPVPANQLMQQIGFEYPTRQDTCLQLARLAITQGRLYEASLHARMASEAVPQSEWSDAYKGHMKELLQEVNATIEERRGRWDEARTRYSELLQSNSKSVAALQGLARAAFYLKDYNEAEGKFRALEQLQPGIAPPTELAMAALFEASQMVTEAEEWLRKGAEREGGDLIRREYARLLLRQNRAEEAKAVLTKTKPSEALKTDFVFHVAQAEQMLGNFAASRPLLEKLWEQNSGNLPIANHYAWALLESEEGADKQKGLQLAEVNAQKFAYSIEAIATLGWAYAKSGDAQKGEESFNRPTANRNLSRDAAYFLYRIKQTLGKSAEAENVRKGLETSKGEFYFATRFAEQSKQP, from the coding sequence ATGCGTACAGGAACGATCCCTGCAAAGAAATGGTTTGTGTCATTGTTGTTTGCCTTGATTGGATGTTCTGTTGTTTCGGCGGACATCCTTTCGAACATCAAGACCGCAGACCCCAAGTTGGTAGGTGATTTTCATAGCACCTTGATCCAGTCCGCCTTGGATGAGGCCAAAGGGCGGCTCGCCCAGGGGGATGTGGCGGGCTGCAAGGAGCGGATTGCGAATATCACAGAGACCTACAAAGATCTTCCCCTCGCCGACTTGTTGATTGCGGGTTGGCTATTTGAGTTGAACCAACCAGTGCCCGCGAACCAGTTGATGCAACAGATCGGGTTTGAATATCCGACGCGTCAGGACACTTGCCTACAGTTGGCACGGTTGGCGATTACACAGGGGAGATTGTACGAAGCCAGTTTGCATGCCAGGATGGCCAGCGAGGCGGTGCCTCAATCGGAGTGGAGCGACGCTTACAAAGGTCATATGAAGGAGTTGCTTCAGGAAGTGAACGCAACGATTGAAGAGCGGCGCGGGAGGTGGGATGAGGCGAGAACTCGGTACAGCGAATTGCTGCAGTCCAATTCGAAATCGGTTGCAGCGCTGCAGGGGTTAGCGCGAGCGGCATTCTATTTAAAGGACTACAACGAAGCAGAGGGCAAGTTTCGCGCGCTGGAGCAGTTGCAACCGGGGATTGCACCTCCGACAGAGTTAGCGATGGCGGCCTTGTTTGAGGCGTCCCAGATGGTCACGGAAGCGGAGGAGTGGCTGCGAAAGGGAGCGGAGCGGGAAGGAGGGGATCTCATTCGTCGCGAGTATGCTCGGTTGCTATTGAGGCAGAATCGCGCCGAGGAGGCGAAGGCCGTCTTAACTAAGACCAAACCGAGCGAGGCGTTGAAGACCGATTTTGTGTTCCATGTCGCGCAAGCCGAGCAGATGCTGGGAAATTTTGCCGCTTCTCGTCCCCTTCTTGAAAAGCTTTGGGAACAGAATTCGGGCAATTTGCCCATCGCTAATCATTACGCCTGGGCATTGCTGGAAAGCGAGGAGGGAGCCGACAAGCAGAAAGGGCTTCAGTTGGCTGAGGTCAATGCGCAAAAGTTTGCATACTCGATTGAAGCGATCGCCACCTTGGGATGGGCATACGCCAAGTCGGGAGATGCACAAAAAGGTGAAGAATCCTTTAATCGTCCCACGGCTAACCGAAACTTGTCCCGCGACGCGGCTTATTTCTTGTACCGGATCAAACAGACTCTTGGGAAATCCGCGGAAGCAGAAAACGTCCGGAAGGGGCTTGAGACATCCAAGGGGGAGTTTTATTTCGCTACCCGATTTGCAGAGCAATCCAAACAACCTTAG
- a CDS encoding 5-(carboxyamino)imidazole ribonucleotide synthase, with product MDKDHVQVIEPGATLGVFGGGQLGRMFTHAAQKMGYRVVVYTDETDSPASQIANETIQGDYLDPVAVREFAGKVDVITLEFENIALEAVARASEIVTVRPGRQVLAVAQHRIREKSALSQAGFPVTPYCEIRSLAEAESAAKQLGWPMVWKTTSWGYDGKGQKKVATPTEAKEAWELLGPEPVIAEKWIPYRAEVSVLVARSPRGEVAVYPTFTNAHANHILDVTTCPTEGELVQIESEARRIACGVAESLELEGLLCVEFFVSESFGLMINEIAPRPHNSGHLTMEACRTSQFEQQVRAVCNLPLGDTSLIQPAAMVNLLGDVWGEGSPRFEEAFVESASYLHLYGKEQARVGRKMGHLTVLDQTAEAAKSRAFAIRERMRYRVKG from the coding sequence ATGGATAAAGATCACGTGCAAGTCATAGAGCCAGGAGCAACGCTGGGAGTATTTGGTGGAGGTCAGCTCGGGCGCATGTTCACCCATGCAGCTCAGAAGATGGGTTATCGCGTGGTTGTTTACACCGACGAGACCGATTCACCTGCGTCGCAAATCGCCAATGAGACCATCCAGGGTGATTACTTGGATCCCGTGGCTGTTCGTGAGTTTGCCGGGAAGGTCGATGTGATCACGTTGGAGTTTGAGAACATTGCACTGGAGGCGGTCGCGAGAGCATCCGAGATCGTGACGGTCCGCCCGGGCAGACAAGTGTTGGCGGTGGCGCAGCATCGAATTCGCGAGAAGTCCGCGTTATCGCAAGCTGGTTTCCCCGTCACGCCTTATTGTGAAATTCGTTCGCTCGCGGAGGCGGAAAGTGCGGCCAAGCAATTGGGATGGCCCATGGTTTGGAAGACCACCAGCTGGGGCTATGACGGCAAAGGGCAGAAGAAGGTTGCGACCCCAACCGAGGCCAAGGAAGCTTGGGAACTGTTAGGTCCAGAACCGGTGATTGCGGAGAAGTGGATACCGTATCGCGCCGAAGTTTCTGTATTGGTAGCTCGATCTCCGCGAGGAGAGGTTGCGGTCTACCCCACCTTCACCAACGCGCACGCGAATCACATTCTAGACGTGACGACTTGCCCGACCGAGGGAGAGCTGGTTCAGATCGAAAGCGAGGCACGGCGGATTGCATGTGGGGTAGCCGAATCGCTTGAACTGGAGGGTCTATTGTGTGTGGAGTTTTTCGTATCCGAGTCCTTCGGTTTGATGATCAATGAGATCGCACCACGTCCGCACAATTCCGGGCATTTGACCATGGAGGCTTGCCGGACGAGTCAGTTTGAGCAACAGGTACGGGCCGTCTGCAATTTGCCCCTGGGTGATACGTCGCTGATTCAACCCGCCGCGATGGTCAATCTCTTAGGAGATGTTTGGGGAGAGGGTTCTCCGCGGTTTGAAGAGGCGTTTGTGGAGTCGGCGAGCTATCTTCATTTGTATGGGAAAGAACAGGCCCGGGTGGGACGCAAGATGGGGCATTTGACCGTGCTCGATCAAACTGCCGAGGCGGCCAAGTCGCGTGCTTTTGCGATACGAGAACGGATGCGATATCGAGTAAAGGGTTAA
- the purE gene encoding 5-(carboxyamino)imidazole ribonucleotide mutase gives MQPQVGVIMGSQSDWSTMQEACKILDQFGISYEARVVSAHRMPHAMIEYATHAHERGIEVIIAGAGGAAHLPGMVASCTPLPVLGVPVQSKALNGIDSLLSIVQMPGGIPVATLAIGVAGAKNAGLLAARILGVRDATLREKMSTFLRDQTASVTENQVLPPITP, from the coding sequence ATTCAACCGCAGGTAGGGGTGATCATGGGCTCCCAATCCGATTGGAGCACCATGCAGGAGGCTTGCAAGATCCTGGATCAATTCGGAATATCGTATGAGGCGAGGGTGGTTTCGGCGCACCGGATGCCCCATGCGATGATCGAGTATGCGACTCATGCGCATGAGCGGGGAATCGAGGTGATCATCGCTGGAGCGGGAGGCGCAGCCCACCTGCCGGGGATGGTCGCATCATGTACTCCGCTGCCTGTTCTCGGAGTTCCCGTTCAGAGCAAGGCACTGAATGGGATTGATTCCCTGTTGAGCATCGTGCAGATGCCGGGGGGGATACCGGTCGCGACGCTTGCGATTGGCGTGGCGGGGGCGAAGAATGCTGGTTTGCTCGCCGCCAGGATACTTGGCGTGCGAGATGCGACATTGAGAGAAAAGATGTCCACGTTCCTACGCGACCAAACCGCGAGTGTGACGGAGAATCAGGTACTACCACCGATTACGCCTTGA